From Candidatus Binatia bacterium, a single genomic window includes:
- a CDS encoding C40 family peptidase produces MVTTPTRHRAGIGRFAGDVIVRTSKMASALTRSALRFLGVPYVFGGTTSSGFDCSGFVQHVFAMLGIGLPRTADAQYDAGRPAVGGPRAGDLVFFDTYGGVSHVGIYLGHGEFVHASSSHGVMVSHLSESYWASRYVGAKRLIASR; encoded by the coding sequence ATGGTCACGACGCCCACCCGCCATCGCGCCGGGATCGGACGCTTCGCCGGCGACGTGATCGTCCGCACCTCGAAGATGGCCTCGGCGCTGACCCGCAGCGCGCTGCGCTTCCTCGGCGTGCCGTACGTCTTCGGGGGTACGACCTCGTCGGGCTTCGACTGCTCGGGCTTCGTCCAGCACGTCTTTGCGATGCTCGGGATCGGTCTGCCGCGGACGGCCGACGCGCAGTACGACGCAGGGCGGCCGGCGGTCGGCGGCCCGCGTGCGGGCGACCTGGTCTTTTTCGATACCTACGGCGGCGTATCGCACGTGGGCATCTATCTCGGTCACGGCGAGTTCGTCCACGCCAGCTCGAGCCACGGCGTGATGGTCAGCCACCTCTCCGAGTCGTATTGGGCGTCGCGCTACGTCGGGGCGAAGCGTCTCATCGCCTCGCGCTAG